The following coding sequences are from one Lolium rigidum isolate FL_2022 chromosome 6, APGP_CSIRO_Lrig_0.1, whole genome shotgun sequence window:
- the LOC124667067 gene encoding late embryogenesis abundant protein Lea5-like translates to MALALSGSAAARALAQLLAPTTRGYAAAAASGAMRRGAADRKAAGEAEKAATDASWVPDPVTGHYRPANRAAAVDPADLRAAHLGRTYARA, encoded by the coding sequence ATGGCTCTCGCTCTCTCCGGCTCCGCTGCTGCCCGCGCGCTCGCCCAGCTACTCGCCCCGACCACCAGGGGCTACGCGGCGGCTGCTGCCTCCGGCGCCATGAGGCGCGGCGCCGCAGACAGGAAGGCGGCTGGCGAGGCCGAGAAGGCCGCCACGGACGCGTCGTGGGTCCCCGACCCCGTCACCGGCCACTACCGCCCGGCCAACCGCGCCGCGGCCGTCGACCCcgccgacctccgcgccgcccaccTCGGCCGCACCTACGCACGGGCTTGA